In Thermodesulfobium sp. 4217-1, one genomic interval encodes:
- a CDS encoding CofH family radical SAM protein produces the protein MIKKRVNINEAKKLFDLPLFELAKLADQTRAEFGLKKVTYIIDRNINYSNVCTSNCKFCYFSVPVESKNPIRLSKEEIYKRVDEAVALKATQIMLQGGLDPEFRLKDIEEIFKHIKEKYPKIVLHSLSAAEIDHFSKIERISYKEVIEILKEAGLQGLPGAGAEILVDKIRESISPKKISSATWIHIHRIAHYSGLMSTATMVIGFGETIDDRLEHFKKVRDLQDETGGFIAFIPWIFKSKSNKIWENKIDYLKTVALSRIFFDNIPNIGASWLTVGKDVAPVALLCGANDMGSVMLEENVVASAIEKIHRPQSTEELESLIRSAGFESSERDAFYNFISDKGL, from the coding sequence ATGATAAAAAAGAGAGTAAATATAAATGAAGCAAAGAAACTTTTTGACTTGCCATTATTTGAACTTGCAAAGTTGGCCGATCAAACAAGGGCAGAATTTGGACTCAAAAAGGTAACCTATATCATAGATAGAAACATAAATTACAGTAACGTTTGCACGTCCAATTGTAAATTTTGTTATTTCAGTGTGCCAGTAGAAAGCAAAAACCCCATTAGGCTATCTAAGGAAGAAATATATAAGCGAGTAGATGAGGCAGTAGCGCTCAAAGCAACGCAAATTATGCTACAGGGCGGTCTCGATCCAGAGTTTAGACTTAAAGATATAGAAGAAATATTTAAGCATATTAAAGAAAAATATCCTAAAATAGTGCTCCATTCGTTATCTGCTGCAGAGATAGATCACTTTTCAAAAATTGAGAGAATCTCTTATAAGGAAGTAATAGAAATATTAAAAGAGGCGGGTTTGCAGGGGCTTCCTGGAGCAGGAGCAGAAATATTGGTAGATAAAATTAGAGAATCCATTAGCCCAAAAAAGATCTCATCCGCCACATGGATACATATTCACAGAATTGCACACTATTCAGGCTTGATGAGCACAGCTACTATGGTAATAGGTTTTGGAGAAACAATTGACGATAGGTTGGAACACTTTAAAAAGGTAAGAGACCTGCAAGACGAAACAGGCGGTTTTATAGCCTTTATTCCATGGATATTCAAATCAAAAAGCAATAAAATTTGGGAAAATAAAATAGATTATTTAAAAACAGTTGCCCTATCAAGGATATTTTTTGACAACATACCCAATATAGGCGCATCCTGGCTCACAGTAGGAAAGGATGTAGCACCAGTGGCACTTCTCTGTGGTGCAAATGATATGGGCTCTGTGATGCTTGAAGAAAACGTGGTAGCATCAGCAATAGAGAAAATTCATAGACCTCAGAGTACAGAAGAGCTTGAGAGCCTTATAAGATCTGCTGGATTTGAAAGCTCCGAGAGGGATGCCTTTTACAATTTCATAAGCGATAAGGGTCTATAA
- a CDS encoding menaquinone biosynthesis protein, with the protein MANNNELLRFGLIKFHNFLPIRLGFEKIGYKLFLSDPATLNDMLVKNELDVATISSATWIKNQDLLRPILPFGLSCYGPVLSTFLVSNEPIEKLDKKIIRLSNTSNTINNIVMCIIRKFYNIEPIFSKGENNFSAEIIIGDEALSFMEKKSDRFVYDVSELWKKHTNLPTVFSLLAARKDIKNDLLLDFIRTYSLAVRYAEDENNNLNWNYKNTSSKEYYTNMSYILDTDDLKGLFELERLIKN; encoded by the coding sequence ATGGCAAATAATAATGAACTTTTAAGGTTTGGTTTAATTAAATTTCATAATTTTTTACCAATTAGGCTTGGTTTTGAAAAAATTGGATACAAGCTTTTCCTGTCAGATCCAGCCACGTTAAACGATATGCTGGTAAAAAATGAGCTTGATGTTGCAACCATTTCTTCCGCGACATGGATTAAAAATCAGGATTTGTTAAGGCCAATTTTGCCCTTCGGGCTGTCATGCTATGGGCCAGTATTGAGCACATTTCTCGTTTCAAATGAACCAATAGAGAAGCTTGACAAAAAAATAATTAGATTATCAAATACCTCAAACACTATTAATAATATAGTAATGTGCATCATTAGAAAATTTTATAACATCGAGCCGATATTCTCAAAAGGTGAAAACAATTTCTCTGCAGAAATAATTATAGGAGATGAAGCCTTAAGTTTTATGGAGAAAAAAAGCGACAGATTTGTTTATGACGTATCTGAGCTATGGAAAAAACACACAAATTTGCCAACTGTTTTTTCTCTGCTCGCAGCAAGAAAGGATATCAAAAACGATCTGTTATTGGATTTCATAAGGACCTATTCGCTGGCAGTAAGATATGCTGAGGATGAAAATAATAATTTGAACTGGAATTATAAAAACACTTCTTCTAAAGAATACTACACAAATATGTCATATATCCTTGACACAGACGATTTAAAAGGATTATTTGAACTTGAAAGGTTAATAAAAAACTAA
- a CDS encoding CofH family radical SAM protein yields the protein MNSSAIKELLNKPIDLFNEANKKKSSLFGKNVFFAKNIHLNLTNICVEKCGFCPFARNKNDLDVYKLTPELVASKLANLQWLSEVHITSGLNPDLKWSEVLQILDSIKKTLPHVTIKSLTAVEIEFYAKEEDMSIEEIIEDLLKHGSVSLTGGGAEILKNDMRTKLLTKKTSPEMWLKIHEAAHKLGLKSNATMLYGHFETFDDILDHLNLIENLQQKTAGFQAFIPLKFQPLNTKFQHLSPATSIKTLQTIAISRLVLSIPHIKAYWPSIGQDCSLMALWAGADDLEGTLVDEKIMHEGGSPEPGGLSDESLKKMINDIGLVPYERNSLYEKMQ from the coding sequence ATGAATAGTTCAGCAATAAAAGAACTTCTAAACAAGCCGATAGACCTTTTCAACGAGGCAAACAAAAAGAAGTCTTCCTTGTTTGGCAAAAACGTTTTCTTTGCAAAAAATATTCATTTAAATCTTACCAACATTTGCGTTGAAAAATGTGGGTTTTGTCCATTTGCAAGGAACAAAAATGACTTGGATGTCTATAAACTTACCCCCGAACTCGTTGCCTCAAAACTCGCAAATCTACAATGGCTAAGCGAAGTTCACATTACTTCTGGCCTAAATCCAGATCTAAAATGGAGCGAGGTCCTTCAAATTTTGGATTCTATTAAAAAGACATTGCCTCACGTTACAATAAAATCTCTAACAGCAGTTGAAATTGAATTTTATGCAAAAGAAGAGGATATGTCGATTGAAGAAATAATTGAAGATCTATTAAAGCACGGGAGCGTATCTCTCACTGGTGGCGGAGCCGAAATATTAAAAAACGATATGAGAACAAAGCTCCTTACAAAGAAGACATCTCCTGAAATGTGGCTAAAAATTCATGAAGCCGCCCACAAGCTCGGTCTAAAGTCAAACGCCACAATGCTATATGGTCACTTTGAGACATTTGACGACATATTAGATCACCTTAACTTGATAGAAAACTTACAACAAAAAACTGCTGGATTCCAGGCATTCATCCCGTTAAAATTTCAACCTTTAAATACCAAATTTCAACATCTGAGCCCAGCAACGAGCATTAAAACTCTTCAAACCATCGCAATATCTCGTTTGGTTCTATCTATCCCACACATAAAGGCATATTGGCCCTCCATAGGACAAGACTGCTCGCTTATGGCCCTTTGGGCTGGGGCAGACGACCTTGAAGGGACTCTGGTAGACGAAAAGATTATGCACGAAGGCGGCTCGCCAGAGCCAGGCGGGCTTTCAGATGAAAGTCTAAAAAAAATGATCAATGATATTGGCTTAGTGCCATACGAAAGAAATTCTCTCTACGAAAAAATGCAATAA
- a CDS encoding MqnA/MqnD/SBP family protein: MKLTVAHSPDPDDAFMFYAWTHGKISSNYELEETLSDIETLNKEAKNGKYHISAISYHALPYVTDKYDLMSVGSSVGDKYGPILISKKPLSTLENKVIALPGELTTATLVFRIYSQNHKEVFVPFDQIMEKVMNSEVDAGLLIHEGQLSYKNMGLEKVVDLGEWWYEKHSLPLPLGGNILHKSLKKESREINNLLRESIKWGKSNLDEALGHAMKYGRDLDLEMGEKFVNMYVNDFTIKFQESLYKSLNVLYKLAYEKSLIPSIPNIPEDILNE, encoded by the coding sequence ATGAAATTAACAGTTGCGCACAGCCCAGACCCAGATGATGCATTTATGTTTTATGCATGGACTCATGGGAAAATTTCGTCAAATTATGAATTGGAAGAAACCCTGTCAGACATAGAAACCCTAAACAAAGAGGCAAAAAATGGCAAGTATCACATTAGTGCAATCTCTTATCATGCTCTGCCATACGTTACGGACAAATATGATCTTATGAGCGTGGGTTCGAGTGTAGGAGACAAATACGGTCCAATACTCATTTCCAAAAAGCCCTTATCAACTCTTGAGAACAAGGTAATTGCTCTCCCTGGAGAGCTAACCACAGCGACCTTAGTCTTTCGCATATATTCACAAAATCACAAAGAGGTATTCGTTCCTTTTGATCAGATAATGGAAAAAGTTATGAATTCAGAGGTGGATGCAGGATTGCTAATTCACGAGGGGCAGCTCTCTTACAAAAATATGGGCTTAGAAAAGGTGGTAGACCTTGGAGAGTGGTGGTATGAAAAACACAGCTTGCCCCTTCCTTTAGGTGGAAACATACTTCACAAAAGTTTGAAAAAAGAGAGCCGCGAAATAAATAATCTATTAAGAGAATCTATCAAATGGGGCAAATCAAATCTTGACGAAGCTCTTGGTCACGCTATGAAGTACGGCAGAGACTTAGATCTTGAAATGGGTGAAAAATTCGTAAACATGTATGTCAATGACTTTACGATAAAATTTCAGGAGAGCTTATATAAATCTTTAAATGTACTGTACAAACTTGCATATGAAAAATCTCTAATTCCATCTATCCCGAACATACCAGAGGACATATTAAATGAATAG
- a CDS encoding TetR/AcrR family transcriptional regulator produces the protein MKTRKSSNTKNKILKSALSLFSNKGYHSTNVDEIVENANTSKGAFYFHFPGKRDLVIKLVEELSDQLIKKIENKCKGGSFEEIFKSSLREGFRILEKYRELTKFVFIETISLGPQFEEQRFSLRKKLEKLFDNMLSKREMEESERYIVITILVGSIIEFVIDSIVNDKPLTELSDELINKLLKLAKDN, from the coding sequence ATGAAGACAAGAAAATCTTCCAATACAAAAAATAAGATATTGAAAAGCGCCCTATCACTCTTTTCAAACAAAGGATATCACTCTACCAACGTTGACGAAATAGTCGAAAACGCAAACACATCTAAAGGAGCCTTTTACTTTCACTTCCCTGGCAAAAGAGATCTGGTAATAAAATTGGTAGAAGAACTCAGCGATCAACTTATTAAAAAAATAGAAAACAAATGCAAAGGAGGATCCTTCGAAGAAATATTTAAATCTTCACTCAGAGAAGGATTTAGAATACTCGAAAAATATCGTGAACTAACAAAATTCGTTTTTATTGAAACCATTAGTCTTGGACCGCAATTTGAAGAACAAAGATTTTCCCTTAGAAAAAAATTAGAGAAACTGTTCGACAACATGCTTTCCAAAAGAGAGATGGAGGAAAGTGAAAGATACATTGTCATAACTATTCTTGTTGGTTCAATAATAGAATTTGTCATCGATTCAATCGTAAATGACAAGCCTCTTACAGAGCTCTCAGATGAACTTATTAATAAGTTGTTAAAATTGGCAAAAGATAATTAA
- a CDS encoding DUF488 family protein, producing the protein MIKIKNVYEGHSESDGFRILVDRFWPRAVSKEKASIDLWLKEIAPANDLRKWYSHDPKKWEEFKSKYFTELQEKEEIIEKIRELEKESNLTLVYSSKSPLNNAAALLEYLKVNS; encoded by the coding sequence ATGATAAAAATTAAAAATGTTTATGAAGGACATTCAGAAAGTGATGGATTTAGAATACTTGTTGATAGATTTTGGCCAAGGGCTGTTTCAAAAGAAAAGGCATCAATAGATTTATGGCTAAAAGAAATTGCCCCAGCAAACGATCTTAGAAAATGGTATTCGCACGATCCAAAAAAGTGGGAAGAATTCAAAAGTAAATATTTCACTGAATTACAAGAAAAAGAAGAGATTATAGAAAAAATTAGGGAACTTGAAAAAGAATCTAACTTAACTCTTGTATATTCTTCAAAAAGCCCCCTCAATAATGCAGCAGCTCTCTTAGAATATCTGAAAGTTAATTCTTGA
- a CDS encoding glycosidase: MGTHALFKRYEGNPIITAEDVTCEAHTVFNPAATKFENKVLLVLRVEEQRGFSYLIRAFSDDGINNWKIDNKPFMIHEPQMGEQLWGLEDPRITYMEEFDQHYLTYVSFAPGGPQLSLVTTRDFERVCRHGNLFYPDNKDGAFYPKRFNGRWALIHRPYARGRAEIWLSFTPDLKHYGDHTCIIPVREGWWDCTRVGMGPPPIETPEGWLLIYHGVRTTASGSLYRVGMALFDLDDPTKLIYRTNRWVLAPETPYELIGDVPGVCFPCGAICNENTREIMLYYGGADTTTCVAFSTIDDILDFIKEDQRIGRTFYSL, encoded by the coding sequence ATGGGTACTCATGCTCTTTTTAAAAGATACGAAGGTAATCCTATTATCACTGCTGAAGACGTGACTTGTGAGGCACATACTGTTTTTAATCCAGCTGCTACAAAATTTGAAAACAAGGTTCTCCTTGTTCTTAGGGTAGAGGAACAAAGAGGTTTCTCATATCTTATAAGAGCTTTTAGCGATGACGGCATTAACAATTGGAAAATTGACAATAAACCCTTTATGATCCACGAACCTCAGATGGGAGAACAATTGTGGGGCTTAGAAGATCCACGGATAACCTATATGGAGGAATTTGATCAACATTATCTTACTTATGTCTCTTTTGCTCCGGGAGGTCCTCAACTTTCTCTTGTTACTACAAGGGATTTTGAAAGGGTATGCAGGCATGGGAACCTTTTCTATCCAGACAACAAAGATGGTGCCTTTTATCCAAAAAGATTTAATGGCAGATGGGCTCTAATTCATAGACCTTATGCGAGGGGAAGGGCTGAAATATGGCTTTCTTTTACGCCTGATTTAAAACACTATGGCGATCATACCTGTATAATACCCGTTCGTGAGGGTTGGTGGGACTGCACAAGGGTTGGTATGGGGCCTCCGCCAATTGAAACTCCTGAAGGATGGTTGCTTATATATCATGGTGTAAGGACTACTGCCTCTGGCTCTCTTTATAGGGTAGGAATGGCCTTATTTGATCTTGACGATCCTACCAAACTTATCTATAGGACGAATAGGTGGGTGCTTGCTCCCGAGACTCCATACGAGCTTATCGGAGATGTTCCTGGCGTTTGTTTCCCATGCGGGGCTATTTGCAACGAAAATACCAGAGAGATAATGCTTTATTATGGAGGAGCTGATACGACAACCTGTGTAGCCTTTTCTACCATTGACGATATACTGGATTTCATTAAAGAGGATCAAAGAATAGGAAGGACCTTTTACTCGTTATGA
- a CDS encoding glycosyltransferase family 4 protein has translation MKGITPDFNVAFVGTYVPRLCGIATFTNDIATSVAKWYPEDAFESRSVRVVAMSNGAYSYPREVFFDIREKIKIDYIKAAEFINISNVNVVSLQHEFGIYGGEHGSYILDFLKNLKKPVVTTLHTVLEEPVEDQKRVLEEICDISSRIIVCAQKAQEILEKVYRIPSEKISMIYHGAPDLPFMDPSYYKDMLNLEGKTVILTFGLLGPSKGIEYGIEALSKVHNDYPSAVYVVLGATHPEVKRLYGESYRIGLQKMAYDEGIADNVIFIDRYVSFEELMNFLIMADIYLTPYLSIEQIVSGTLTYAIAAGKAIISTPYWYAQEMLQDERGIMVPFRDSEALSQGLRRLLTDLPYRNRLRKNAYDFGRKMIWKNVSKGYIELFDDAIKTYSKEKNFVYISKKNIIEKDDIHLKLPSVHLSHLKLLTDETGIMQHALYNMPNRNHGYCVDDNARAFMALILYYELFKDQSVLYLLYRFLSFIHNAFDEKTGRFLNFLTYDRTWLDDFSEDAHARTLLSLATAIQWPALPEFTPICATIFEKGIKLVGDFASTRGISFSIIACDKFVRTYPGAKEIKDIMIDLSEKLMNLYRNNISDDWVFSENILTYDNARQSQALIRAGQQLGNDEMVDLGIKSLRWLIEVQTNPETQFLSIVGNRGWYERDGQKAQFDQQPIELSGISCACVDAYFQTGDKFFYDTAMKALKWFLGENDSFCPVARVGTGGCYDGLEPQGVNKNMGAESTISYLMTLLHAYKLSFRRGD, from the coding sequence GTGAAAGGGATAACTCCAGATTTTAATGTTGCATTTGTAGGCACTTACGTTCCAAGACTTTGCGGCATTGCTACATTTACAAATGATATAGCTACTTCTGTTGCCAAATGGTATCCAGAAGACGCTTTCGAGAGTAGATCTGTCAGAGTAGTTGCTATGTCGAATGGCGCTTACTCTTATCCAAGAGAGGTTTTCTTCGACATTAGGGAAAAAATCAAGATTGATTACATAAAGGCTGCAGAGTTTATAAATATCTCAAACGTTAATGTGGTGAGCCTTCAACACGAATTTGGTATATATGGCGGGGAACATGGATCTTATATCTTAGACTTTTTGAAGAACTTAAAAAAACCAGTTGTGACAACTCTGCACACTGTTTTAGAAGAACCTGTTGAAGATCAGAAAAGGGTTTTAGAAGAAATTTGCGACATTTCCTCGAGAATAATTGTTTGCGCTCAAAAAGCCCAAGAAATATTGGAAAAAGTTTATAGGATCCCCTCTGAAAAGATATCTATGATTTATCATGGAGCTCCCGACCTTCCATTCATGGATCCATCATACTACAAGGATATGCTAAACCTGGAAGGCAAAACCGTTATATTGACCTTTGGACTCTTAGGTCCAAGCAAGGGTATCGAGTATGGAATAGAAGCTCTGAGTAAAGTTCACAATGACTATCCCAGTGCAGTCTATGTCGTTCTTGGGGCTACACACCCTGAAGTGAAAAGGCTCTACGGCGAAAGCTATCGAATTGGTTTACAAAAAATGGCTTATGATGAAGGGATCGCCGATAATGTAATCTTTATTGACAGATATGTATCTTTTGAGGAATTAATGAACTTTTTGATTATGGCAGATATATATCTTACTCCTTATTTATCTATAGAGCAGATAGTATCAGGAACCCTGACCTATGCTATAGCCGCTGGGAAGGCTATTATCTCAACTCCTTATTGGTATGCCCAAGAGATGCTTCAAGATGAAAGGGGCATTATGGTGCCATTCCGAGATAGCGAAGCCCTCTCTCAAGGCCTAAGGAGACTCTTAACCGATCTGCCCTATAGGAATAGGTTGAGGAAAAACGCTTATGACTTTGGCAGGAAGATGATTTGGAAAAACGTTTCAAAGGGGTACATTGAACTTTTCGATGATGCAATTAAAACTTATTCAAAAGAGAAGAACTTTGTTTATATTTCAAAGAAGAATATCATTGAAAAAGATGATATTCATTTAAAGCTACCTTCTGTTCACCTTTCTCACCTAAAACTTTTAACTGATGAAACCGGTATAATGCAGCATGCACTTTACAATATGCCAAATAGAAATCACGGCTATTGCGTTGATGACAATGCCAGGGCATTTATGGCGCTTATTTTGTATTATGAACTCTTTAAAGATCAGAGCGTGCTCTATCTCTTATATAGATTCTTATCATTTATTCACAACGCATTTGACGAAAAAACGGGTAGATTTTTGAACTTTTTAACTTATGACAGGACGTGGCTCGATGACTTTAGCGAAGATGCCCATGCAAGAACGCTTCTATCATTGGCTACAGCGATACAGTGGCCCGCGCTTCCGGAATTTACCCCTATTTGTGCGACCATCTTCGAAAAAGGTATAAAGCTTGTAGGAGATTTTGCATCTACAAGAGGAATTAGCTTTTCTATCATTGCATGTGACAAGTTTGTTAGAACATACCCGGGAGCAAAGGAAATAAAGGATATAATGATAGATCTCTCTGAGAAATTAATGAACCTTTATAGAAATAATATTTCTGATGACTGGGTTTTTTCAGAAAATATATTGACTTATGATAACGCAAGACAGTCACAAGCCTTGATAAGAGCAGGCCAACAGCTTGGAAACGATGAGATGGTTGACCTGGGCATTAAGAGTTTAAGGTGGCTGATTGAAGTCCAGACGAATCCAGAAACACAATTTCTTAGCATTGTAGGAAACAGAGGGTGGTATGAAAGAGATGGTCAAAAGGCTCAATTTGACCAGCAGCCAATCGAGCTTTCTGGCATTTCGTGTGCCTGTGTCGATGCATATTTTCAAACTGGTGACAAATTTTTCTATGATACTGCAATGAAAGCTCTAAAATGGTTCTTGGGAGAAAATGATTCTTTTTGTCCAGTTGCAAGAGTTGGAACTGGCGGCTGCTATGATGGATTGGAGCCTCAGGGGGTTAACAAGAATATGGGAGCTGAATCAACAATATCTTATTTGATGACCTTGCTGCACGCATACAAACTAAGCTTTAGAAGAGGCGACTGA
- a CDS encoding type III pantothenate kinase: MSTDIKKSNDNSIINSKSFSVLAFDLGNSRLKCSYFEDSCMKHYGVFKLNEIFFEGRLNYYALDNWLEENKIDRATRCFISSVNLLPIKHIKSFLESRSFSTQIIEPKDLGSIIRIEYDISMIGVDRLLHSIGASLFYEGSVCVVDMGTAITIDLVKNNVYKGGYILPGVESICKSLTFSLPQLPLVDIDKNHENVPAKNTFDALNNGVFYSIAYGLQGIVRSWQEKFDEFTVVLTGGSARLFESELSWPYFPHLTLWGIYKYAEGGDFCFDKLH, encoded by the coding sequence GTGAGTACTGATATAAAAAAATCTAATGATAATTCCATAATAAATTCTAAAAGTTTTTCTGTTCTTGCTTTTGATCTGGGAAACTCCAGGCTTAAGTGCTCATATTTTGAGGACTCCTGTATGAAGCATTATGGCGTTTTTAAATTGAATGAAATATTTTTCGAAGGCAGATTAAATTACTATGCTCTTGACAATTGGCTGGAGGAAAACAAGATTGATAGGGCGACAAGGTGTTTTATTTCTTCGGTAAACTTACTTCCCATAAAACATATAAAGTCATTTTTAGAATCCCGTTCATTCTCTACGCAAATTATAGAGCCAAAAGACCTTGGATCGATAATAAGAATTGAATACGATATAAGCATGATTGGGGTTGATAGGTTACTGCACTCTATAGGAGCTTCGCTCTTTTATGAAGGCAGCGTATGCGTTGTGGACATGGGGACCGCCATTACAATAGATCTTGTAAAAAATAACGTATATAAGGGCGGTTATATTTTGCCTGGAGTTGAATCTATCTGTAAGTCGTTAACTTTTTCTCTGCCTCAACTGCCATTAGTTGATATCGACAAAAATCATGAGAACGTTCCTGCAAAAAACACCTTTGATGCGCTAAATAATGGCGTATTTTATTCTATAGCTTATGGATTACAGGGTATCGTAAGATCCTGGCAGGAAAAATTTGATGAGTTTACTGTTGTCTTGACAGGCGGAAGTGCGAGGCTCTTTGAGAGCGAATTATCATGGCCATATTTTCCTCATTTGACTCTTTGGGGAATTTATAAGTATGCTGAAGGTGGAGATTTTTGTTTTGATAAACTGCATTAA
- a CDS encoding elongation factor G, whose translation MGKTIKAISLASHVGAGKTSLTEALLFHAKKISRLGSVDSGNTITDYDAEEIRRKMTLALSVVSFEEENTKYNIIDTPGFFDFESDVIAAESVSDGLVLVLNATSGLEVGIEKILKRLKMNPKPFMVVVNKMDKDGSDFFNALDALRSKSLGFNIACMYLPFGNAGEFKGMVHVMSKKSIVFDGEFKFHIEDAYPEELESKIEEEQERLKESAAEGDDAILEKYLAGEALSEEEIVSSLKNAVKQGKTALVLPISSVKGYGIAQLVRAFGYYFPDYSERENLELYSEDGEKTFQIGDDSEPIIQVFKTVLDPFVGKLSFARILNGSYKADPVLYNITKQQEERIAAVSFPFGKEPSITKEAGCGDIITFSKLQISTTNDTLSRSKIKYEPKKIEFPKPSFYMGVYPKVKGDEDKLGSAIIKFIEEDPSMFYGKSPETGEFLLGGLGDIQMDVLMEKVKRRFKAEGSLVKPRVAYRESIKLSVEAEGKHKKQTGGHGQYGHVVVKFDPIGYEEEFIFESQIVGGVVPKQYVPAVEKGLREVLNSGHLAGYPVVGLKATLIDGSYHDVDSNELSFKMAAHLAFKKAMEKARPVLLEPINYIEVTVPKDFTGDVMGDLNSKRGRIQGMDSINDSETLIKAYVPQSEIVSYAMDLRSITQGRGSFVTRFDHFEEAPTIIADKVIKESNA comes from the coding sequence ATGGGGAAAACTATCAAAGCAATCAGTTTGGCCTCTCATGTTGGGGCAGGAAAAACATCATTAACTGAGGCACTTTTGTTTCATGCAAAGAAGATTTCAAGATTAGGATCTGTGGATTCAGGGAATACTATTACTGATTATGATGCTGAAGAAATAAGAAGAAAAATGACTCTTGCTCTTTCCGTGGTGAGTTTTGAAGAAGAAAACACAAAATATAATATTATTGACACTCCGGGTTTTTTTGATTTTGAAAGCGATGTAATAGCAGCAGAAAGTGTTTCTGACGGTTTAGTCCTGGTGCTAAACGCTACGAGCGGCCTTGAGGTGGGAATTGAGAAGATCTTAAAAAGGTTAAAGATGAACCCAAAACCCTTTATGGTAGTTGTGAACAAAATGGACAAAGATGGATCTGACTTTTTTAACGCTCTTGACGCTCTCAGATCGAAGTCTTTAGGTTTTAACATAGCTTGTATGTATCTGCCTTTTGGCAATGCGGGTGAATTTAAGGGAATGGTTCACGTAATGAGTAAGAAGAGCATCGTCTTTGATGGTGAATTCAAGTTTCACATTGAAGATGCGTATCCAGAAGAGTTGGAATCGAAAATAGAAGAGGAACAAGAGAGATTAAAAGAGTCTGCAGCAGAAGGCGATGACGCTATATTAGAAAAATATCTTGCAGGCGAAGCACTAAGCGAAGAAGAAATTGTTTCAAGTTTGAAAAATGCTGTAAAACAAGGAAAAACAGCTTTAGTATTGCCTATTTCTTCTGTTAAGGGTTATGGTATAGCGCAATTGGTCAGGGCATTTGGCTACTATTTTCCTGATTACAGTGAAAGGGAAAATCTGGAGCTCTATTCTGAGGATGGTGAAAAGACATTTCAGATTGGAGATGATTCTGAGCCAATAATACAAGTTTTCAAAACTGTTCTCGACCCATTTGTCGGGAAGCTTAGCTTCGCAAGAATATTAAATGGCTCATACAAAGCCGACCCAGTTTTGTACAACATAACAAAACAACAGGAAGAAAGGATAGCAGCAGTAAGCTTTCCTTTCGGAAAAGAACCAAGCATCACCAAAGAAGCTGGCTGCGGTGATATAATAACCTTTTCAAAACTTCAAATTTCTACCACTAATGATACTCTTTCAAGATCAAAGATAAAATATGAACCTAAAAAAATAGAATTTCCAAAACCATCTTTTTATATGGGAGTCTACCCTAAGGTAAAAGGTGATGAAGATAAATTGGGTTCTGCTATTATAAAGTTCATCGAAGAAGACCCATCTATGTTCTATGGCAAGAGTCCAGAGACAGGTGAATTTTTGCTTGGTGGTTTAGGGGATATTCAGATGGACGTTCTCATGGAAAAAGTCAAAAGAAGGTTTAAAGCCGAGGGCAGCCTTGTAAAGCCAAGGGTTGCTTATAGAGAATCTATCAAGCTTTCTGTAGAGGCAGAGGGCAAGCACAAAAAACAAACTGGCGGTCATGGTCAATATGGTCATGTTGTAGTTAAATTCGACCCTATTGGATATGAGGAAGAATTTATATTTGAGAGTCAAATTGTTGGCGGGGTTGTTCCAAAGCAATATGTTCCTGCTGTAGAAAAGGGTTTGCGTGAAGTTTTAAATAGCGGACATCTGGCAGGATATCCTGTGGTGGGCCTCAAGGCAACCTTGATAGACGGATCTTATCACGATGTAGACTCCAATGAGCTGTCCTTTAAGATGGCTGCGCACCTTGCATTTAAGAAGGCTATGGAAAAGGCAAGACCAGTATTGCTCGAACCGATTAACTATATTGAAGTTACTGTTCCCAAGGATTTTACAGGCGATGTAATGGGAGACTTGAATTCCAAAAGAGGCAGGATTCAAGGAATGGACTCTATTAACGATTCCGAAACTCTTATAAAGGCTTACGTTCCTCAAAGTGAAATTGTTAGCTATGCTATGGATCTAAGGTCTATAACTCAGGGAAGAGGATCTTTTGTGACCAGGTTTGATCACTTTGAAGAAGCTCCTACAATTATAGCTGACAAGGTGATTAAGGAATCTAACGCCTAA